In Panicum virgatum strain AP13 chromosome 5K, P.virgatum_v5, whole genome shotgun sequence, the genomic window attttatttaataatataaaatagtaagattccttttgatgtgatagggacttttggaaaaagtcctggagccaaacaggcccttcGTTCCAATGACTGAGACTGCGAGGGTTTTCAGCCAAGTCGTGCCAGCCACGGCGATATCAGCACGTTGCTGTGCACTCGGCAGGTCATTAGCAAGTCCTTCAGTCTGGACCTGCCATTGTTTTCACCTTCTCTGGTCTGCTCCTGCAACACTGCTTACCGAGTTATTATGGTAGCACACAATTTCTTAACATCTAAGGTTATATGAGATCAACTTAATTTCCAGTACAAGCACGGGAATTGCCAAATCTTCAGACTCTATAAAATGTACCGAAAACAATATTAATATTTTTCCTAACTCCAACAAGAATTGTAATACATATTGTTCCTACGTTATAAACATGTCTGAACACTTGTAAGAAACTTTTTGCGCTCACAGTGGGAGATCAAAAGGGTATGCAAGACTGACGGATAAACGTAAACAATCTTATTGGTCAAGTTTAACCATGAGTGCAAGCTGAAGCATGTAggtaaagaaaagaaacaataCATGGATTGGAAATTCAGGACTTTAGTCACAACAGATATGCAAATACAAAAGCGTGCGGAAGCCGCTAGTCTTGTTGCAAAAGTAACCCAAAAGCAGACAACCAGTCAACAAGTTCATTAACCATACACTCACAAGGATCAGAAGGTCAGGTAAGTGCATCAGCGAATTCATTTCCAAATTATCATAAAAGTTGAATTCGAATTAACCGAGGCCCAGCCACCATTAACGGAGGCCGAGCTGATTTgcaaccgcctcggaaaatcccgttttgtagtagtgttcaGAACTTCCCAGGCATCAATTATCAACAGGTACCATCTTGCCCTAGAAAAAACAGGCACCATCTTCAACAGAATTCCAATTTCTTGCTGACAAACTTCTAACTAATAAGGCCTTTACATGCATTCTGGAACAGGAGTAACTAAAGACAAATTCATTATGAGGACATAAGACAAAAAGGGAGCAAGGGCCGCCTTGTTAAAAACTTTTGCAGGTTGGTAGACTATAGTGCAAGTAATGAGTAATCCTTTGCTTGCCCTTGCAGTTCTAGTTTCTAGGCCCTTACATTAACACATCAGCCTTTTCAAATTCCTGAGTAAGTACTACTCTTATGTGGACCCAGTTAGAGTACTACCCCAAGCCCACAAGCAACTTCAAATGGTACCACGACACACTGACTTGCCAACAGATGTACAATATGCGACAGGGAAATTGTGCGGCGCAATTGAATGTGTACCCAAAAGGATTATTTTCAGTCATTATGGCACGGGAAGAAAAATCAAACACAGTTATAGTACTCCATAGGTAAATATGCACAACGAGTTTGGTTTTCATATGTATGGTGTGCTTGAAGAACCATATACTCTATGTCATTGGGAACAAAATGAGTGGAATTCTCAAATAGGAGCAAAACAGTAGGTTGGATCCAATTTTCTGCATAACTATATTAACCTTGAATTTGCGCCCTCCAAGATCCAGTATCATGTATGTTTAGCAACTATATTAACTGTGATGATTACCCAGAGGTGAACAGAGCCACAGAGTAACCCTGACATTAGTGCTAAAATTACAGCTGTAAAATTAGCTTATCTTAAAGTAAATCAGTCAATCTAAACATCGTATACTCGGCATGTCCCCATGCCAACGAAGATATAAGACAAATTAACATTCGTTTAACTCATGGGCATTGATGGTCCTGCTCACCAACCATCTGGAGCTAAAAGTCTCCTGGACCCAGGAAATTCATATACTGATAAAGGTTCATATAAGATCTGTCGCTTAGCTTGGGTACTTGACATACAAAAATCCAATACGAATTGCAAGTGCGATGGGATCAGGTAAATGCAAAGGTTCTTCCAAGTCCCCAattcagcagcaacagcaacaacaacaacatagtctttttcCCCAAGCAAGttagggtaggctagagatgaaacccgtaagttcaaggttcagtcacattgatagctagtctccaagcgctcctatccaaagctatctctttagagatattccaatccttaaggtctctcttaaccgactcatctcacatcagtttaggtctacctctacccctctttacattgtcgacccgctcaagaactccattacgcaccggcgcctcaggaggccttcgttggacatgtccaaactatCTCAGCCGATGATGGGTAAATTTCTACTCAATTGGAATGAAAAAAAACTAGTAGTTACGCGTTCCATTCGGTGACACAAGTAGCCATCATACACCAATTCTCTACATTCCATCTGGCCATAGTTTCAGTAGTAACACAAAGTATAAATTACCAGAAGATTACTCACAGAAACCAGCAATCTGTATTGTTATTTACACTATCCCCTGCTCCAATAATCTACTTCTACATTACAAAATCTAATCATGATCATTGTGACTTCCAAACAATTGTCTAGATATCCTAAAACAACCCCACAGTAAAGCAACTCACAACTTCACATCCTCGAAcgtaaaaagattaaaaaaaagtAGAGGAATAATGCAGTGACAAGCACCGTGTGCGCCGATGTGGCAATGTCCATCACCTGCGCCTCCGATCGGCGGCGTAGTGCGAGAGCGGGACGAGCTCCGAGAGCGGCGTCGCGAGCGGCGTGGCGGTGGGCGTCGGGATGGGCGAGGACCTGCAGACGGGGCAGGAGCCGCTCCGCCGCAGCCAGGCGTCGAGGCACGCGACGTGGAACCGGTGCCTGCACTCGGGCATCACGCGCAGCATCTCGCCGTCCCTGTACTCGCTGAGGCAGATGGAGCACATGGCGTCGGGCTCGGCGGCCCTGCCGGAGAAGGGGACCTTGGGGTAGGACGCGATGGCGGCCTGGTCGAGCCCGACGGCGGagcaggacgcggcggcggcggaggagtagGCGGCGTCGTCGGGGGACTCGGAGCCCTCCGCGACGAAGAGCACGCGCGGGACGGTGATGGAGAGGTGGCCTGAGCTGGAGGCCGTGGTGGCGGCCTCCCCGGCCCAGtagtccccgccgccgcggcggaagCACAGGTAGGAGGCGAGCAGGAGCGAGGCGAACAGGACGAGGAAGCCGAGCGCGATGGCGATGGAGTAGCCGAGGCCAAGGTTGGACAGCGAGGAAAGGAGGGACATGTCGGTTGtgccggcagtggcggcggcggcgagtcccTCGTGGCGATGGAGCGGCGGAATGGCATTGACGTAGCTAGCGTGCGCACGgcacggtggtggtggtggatggcCGGGTGGAATCGCTGCCGCGTGGGGTGGGGGCGTAGGGAGTAAATGTGGGATGGTGGCGTGGTGAAGTGGCGAGGttttcccctccctctcttctctcgcCTGCCTTGTCGCGGGGTTCAGATCTGGCGGGGGTGGTGGGTGCGCGGCTCGAGAGGCTACATTTATTGCCGGGGAGAGGGACGGCGGGGAGTAATGGCGGGGATGGCCGGATGGGGATGCTCGCTCGCGCTCTCCCCCGCGCGGTTCGGCTCGGCGAGAGCTGCGCTGGGAACGTCGCACTGGTGCGAGGGAAACTTCTGTTGggatttttcttcaaaaaaaaaaacttctgtTGGGATCACCCGTTTGACCTTTTGGGCAGCAGAGCTGAGCTGAGTGGCGAACGGCGGCGGTGTCATCTCTGGGAGGATATCCTGTCGTGGTGTCATTTTCTTTTCAAGCTTCAAGAGCGAAGAGTAGTAGTGCTTCCGTCGCAGCACCGGACGGCATGATTGCTGTTGGCTTGAACCTTGGAAAAACGAAGATTTGAAAGCCACGGCAAAAGTTTTCTCCCGTTCGAGTTGCTTTCGCGCTAGTACAGCGGAAAACCGCGATGGTTCACCCCATGTCATGCTTAGGTATTGAAGACGTCAAAGCTTCCcagggaggaaaaaaaaaccgCCGCTGCCGGGGATCGAACCCGGGTCGCCCGCGTGACAGGCGGGAATACTCACCACTATACTACAACGACTTAGATGTTAGATTGTCACATCTCCTACTCATGTTCAAGTAGAGGACATCAACATCGGCACCACCGAAACGCCCGTTGGGCATCCGCACATCTCGGTAGCATATTCCCAGCCTCCGCCTTCCGCTGATCCTTTTACTACTGGATCGTCGTCCTGCTCCGCCCTCTCCAGCTTGCGCTCTCGCTTTGCTCTTATCGACCCCCGCTCCAGGCCTCCAGCCGCGCATCTGCGCTCCGCCCTCATCGGCTTGCGCTCTCGTTTTGCTCTTGTCGATCCCCGCTCCAGGCCTACAGCTGCGCATCTGCGCTCCACCCCATGGCAACTGCCAACTGGCGTTCCCACCGCCGCGGTGTCATCACGAACGAAGCTTGAGGAGACAAATCTTCACCGCTGCGGCGCTGTCCGTGAGGGCGTGAGGCTGTGTGGCTATGATTCTGTGAGTAGTATCTCGTTGTTCTCAGTTCTCAGTTGTCACCCGGTCCAACTCGTTCTTTTCTTGGGATTTGGTGATTCCACGTTTTGCTTCGCCGAACTGGTTAGTGGTGCTTCAGTTTGAGATGCTTATTAGTTCAAAGTTTCAGAGTTCGAGCTCAAAACTGCTCAGATTAACAAGCAACCTTAGACCTTAAGACTGCCTTCATACCCGTGTCGTGAAGCGGCAGTGTGGTGATAGTTTTAACAGCCGGAATAcagtttcagttttttttttagggaaaaCAGTTTTGGTTGTGCTCGATGGCTCGCAAGGCATGGAGTTAGCAAGTTAATTTGAGCTGATCGAGCATCGGGGTATACTTGACCGCCTGAAACCTGAACTTTTCAGGTATCCGAGGAGGCCAGGACTTCTCTTTCGTTAGGAGAGAAGCTTTTTCTTAGGCTC contains:
- the LOC120707962 gene encoding RING-H2 finger protein ATL67-like, coding for MSLLSSLSNLGLGYSIAIALGFLVLFASLLLASYLCFRRGGGDYWAGEAATTASSSGHLSITVPRVLFVAEGSESPDDAAYSSAAAASCSAVGLDQAAIASYPKVPFSGRAAEPDAMCSICLSEYRDGEMLRVMPECRHRFHVACLDAWLRRSGSCPVCRSSPIPTPTATPLATPLSELVPLSHYAADRRRR